ATGTTTAGGGtcgggtttagggttagggttttgggCTCAGGTTTtgggttcgggttagggttacGATGAAAACGAGTGGTGTGCGCATTCTTTACTTCcgccgataaaataattaaatttctgggcgatctttcgtctctagtagacctttcagtcgatttccgtaaaaaaatatattttttttacatatgggcttgcgggaacttttgaagtaatatacatacatatacacatacaccgagtaaaaaatttcagttatcttttctttcacacattactctctctgtctcttcacacacactaacagaagcacttcacttacacaacatactgtctgtctccccacccatcaaacacacacacacaatgtacatcaatgcttgccatgcacggtaacttcaaaagaacttccctcgtcataaaatggctttctcttagtctctttcgctctcattacttcaaaagttcccgcaagcccatatgtaaaaaaaaaataatttttacggaaatcgacggaaaggtctactagagacgaaagattgctaATTTCTGATTGTTGCGTGAATTATCGGCTGAAGTAGCCATTAAGCAAAATACACACGGATTGAGGAGGGTGTGGCTGGTATATGTGTGAATACCACCATATGTCTATACTACGACTACTAGGAGCTGTATATGACTCCTGATTTTGGGaggtgactgctatttctagcgtcgGAGGTCAACAGTTTACATAGATGAAGATGACGAGAACTGTTGAGATTTTTACGGAAAAACTTTATGTTTTGTTGAGAGAGTTTGGATGTTATTGAAATGATATTAGGATAAATGTTGAGAACTTTTCAACGTTATTGAAATAGGATTCGTTTAGTTATTGCTCGTCGTTTTTTGTAGTGAATATTTCTACCTACTTTCTCGGGAAAGTGAAACTATttgttcggcaatttccgtaTAAATGTAGTGAAGCCGAACAAACACGGAAAAGCAAGAAGGCGAGGCCGTGGTACAACCACTGTTTTATCAGACGcccaggaaaggaaggaaagagtaTTTAAAGTTTCGAGCCAAGCCCTTCTTCAGAAATACAGGCAATTCCAGAGGaaaacggaggaagaaaatcggcaATGATACACACGTGGTGACATTGTGAAATGaccgatatatatatctttatatataaaagagaatttgtgtgtctgtctcctacgatttagattcctaactactcccacattttgcggtgcagtttaaccaaaaccgggtatcttatagtcgtgattcatatcgagccctatTGGCGTGACGACTGTGCAGACGTCAGGGGAGGCCATCTCGTGTCTGTTCACTGTGGTGATCTTCCGCAGTGGTGGGCAAGGTTCCCTGTCTGCGCTTGGTATgaattgttataaaaatgttattagatttaaataagatgtttaattttttcagttttcttgtttattaatatttcccttatttgttttcttttatttttttgttttattgagagttaaataattttttagtaaagggagataacCAAAAGTAGCGATTTTTCTCGTAAAAAATGGGGAGATAACCTAATTTTTTAAGGGAGATAACCCAAAAGTACCGAGTTTCTTTCgttaaaaaaattatctgaagctgtttgttgttaaatatttaataaagccttctgtggaggcgcaatggcccagtggttagggcagcggactcgcggtcttaggatcgcggtttcgattcccagaccgggcgttgtgagtgtttattgagcgaaaacacctaaagctccacgaggctccggcaggggatggtggtgatccctgctgtacactttcaccactcttacttcctgtttctgttgtacctgtatttcaaagggccttgtcactctctgtgtcacgctgaatatccccgagaaccacgttaagggtacacgtgtctgtggagtgctcagccacttacacgttaatttcacgagcaggctgttccgttgattcggatcaaccggaaccttcgtcgtcggaaccgacggagtgcttccatcccaataAAGCCTTCTTCTTCAATTAAATCTTCTAAAAGTAGaaggagaatgaggaggagaagaagaagaagggggaggaaaagaaaaatcgCTTGAAAGTCGTTTCTctgcaaaaaatgaaaaaaagttaaaTGCAACATTTCTTCAGCTGGAAAAAAGCAACTGAAAAATTCCGGCAGTTTTTTGATCTGGGCCGGACGATTCTCCTTGGCTCTTCCCATTGAGTTGATTTGCTAGTTTTTTGAAACGATCGAACCTACAATAGCTCGCTACAAATGTTTCCTTCGATCCGTCTTATTTATCCTTAAGCGGGTTAAAAAGTTAAACTGCTGTACTGAAAAGTACAGCCCAAGTGACAAATAAAATCTATGAATTTGATCGTTAATACAAGATGTCAGCAGTTTTTCTGTGCATGAAATTAAACTTTCATTATCTTTTCTTCGTAAACAAGTTGAATTTAGAGAGTAACTTCCTTTAACTCAATTTAAATATCTTCCATTCGCTTCAAAACGGTACAAACAGATGAAGGAGCCATATCAAATTTGtttgataaattcttttttttttttttcgcttttcgtAAAGATGAAGTTTCGTAAATCGGGATTACGTAAAACAAGttatgcctctgtgtatgtgtagacGAGGGTGGccctcgtatataatatatatatatatatatatatatatatatatatatatatatataaattaataataatttaatataatatatatatattatatatataagggcaaaatTGAGGCTTGAATTAGTTGCACCTTTTCGCGTTgctctcttttagtcttttactggtttcaggcatttgactgtggccatgctggagcaccgcctttagtcgggaaaatcgacccccaggacttattctttgtaagcctagtacttattatatcggtctattttgccgaaccgctacgttacgtggacgtaagcacgccagcatcggttgtcaagcgatgatgtgggggcaaacacagacacacataaatatgcacacacacacacacacacccacacacacacacacacacacacacacacatatatatatatatatatatatatatatataatatatatatatatatatatataatataggcgcaggagtggctgtgtggtaagtagcttgctaaccaaccacacggttgcgggttcagtcccactgcgtggcatcttgggcaagtgtcttctgctatagccccgggcgaccaatgccttgtgagtggatttggtagacggaactgaaagaagcctgtcgtatatatgtatatatatgtatatgttatatatgtatatgtatatatgtatatgtatatatatatatatatatatatatattcgacgggcttctttcagtttccgtctaccaaatccactcacaaggctttggtcggcccgaggctgtagtagaagacacttgcgcaaggtgtcacgcagtgggactgaacccggaaccatgtggttggtaagcaagctacttaccgcacacacactcctgcgcctatattatttaATCAATTCGCATTTTATTACAAAAGCAATTGCTTCATGTTTCTTCTTATCCTTTGTTTTGCATCtaagaattctttctttttgaaACTGTCACGAGGCTATTAAAGGAAAGTAAAGATgcgtaaaagaattttaaataagaaaagaaaagataaacggAATGAAGTGAGATTAAAATGCCGGTTAACGTGAAAGGATTCGGGCAGGCACTGACAGACATCAAAGCCCATCAGAAAGCAGTTGCAGACGATCGCTCGAGGTAACAATCGGAAGTGACGCTGCCAGGCCGGAAGTGACGCTCGTTGCCAtggtaagcattttttttttttcgcttttcatATCACGAGATGAAGTTTCGTAAAACgacaatctttcgtctctagtagacctttccgtcgatttccgtaaaaaaattttttttctttttacatatgggcttgcgggaacttttgaagtaatgagagcgaaagagactaagagaaagcgattgtatgacgagggaagttcttttgaagttaccttTCAGGGGGACTGttgatgtacatttgtgtgtgtgtgtgtttgatggggtgtgggagacagacagtatgttgtgtaagtgaagtgcttctgttagtgtgtgtgaagagacagagagagtaatgtgtgaaagagagagataactgaaattttttactcggtgtatgtgtatatgtatgtatattacttcaaaagttcccgcaagcccatctgtaaaaaaaaaaaaaaattttttacggaaatcgacggaaaggtctactagagacgaaagatcgcccgtAAAACAAAGTATgcctctgtatttgtgtgtagacGAGGGTggcccttgtatatatataagggtaaaattGAGGCTTAAATTAGTCTCACTGTTGTCCGACATTAGTAATGCGCATGCTCAACAAGATGTCCAATACAGCGCGCAGGGAGGGCACCTGGCTGTAATTATGTGTCGCTAAATTAAATCGCATTCATCCGAAcagcaactaaacacttttaaacttcgtatactggtagaatgtgttacataaaacatctttttctcttggctttattgagaaaattctgtagtttgtaacatatttgttgtttaatttcttgcatttcggcaatttcaaccaatcaacgacgtctattgaggtgaaaacaataTCTGCCGAAGTCTGTCAACAACAATTTttttgcggtgtcatatgaaaagaATACAAAGGCAAAATTAGTCTCACCGTTCGTATTTTCATTTTCGTCTCGGCCCGCCGACATTAGTAATGCGCATGCTCAGTCAGATGTCCAATACAGCGCGCAGGGAGGGCACTTGGCTGTAATTACGTGTCGCTAAATTAACTCGCATTCATCCGAACAGcaactttttattatatatagaacacaacaGAATGGAAAATGAGTTCTATATAATATAACCTCTGTATCTATACACAGACTCAAGTTATTTCCAGATAATATTCTGATACACGCCAGGTAATGGCTTTGTTATTCACGTTGTTCTTCTCATTCGATCATATTCTCTTCGTTCTTCGATCAATATAAtgtttcttctcttttgtttgtttctttgatcTGTCATGATGTTCGTAACAGCCCCTGAAATCTAGCgaactagaaatagctgctaaattacCCTTAAATTATACCCTGCCGCCgtcttaaatactgagaacggCGACCCTCGAAGTTAGTCCGCCGCATTTCAATATTGTCTTTTAGCAACTGGTGACCTTTTGTGAATCAGTCTCAGAGCAGCTGTGTTTCGAAGTCCCATACCCCACGGGATacgaaaataagtactgggaacgAAAACGTAAACAAACAGCCATAACTCCAGgctggaggtaaagaatacgtacaccacccgtatcaaaatgtacatgtatacagggtggcccaaaagaaGGTACTATTtaaaagagtggtcccggtgcgcgcactctcgtactcgcgcatccgcgctagctagtcgtgactagtcgatccgtTAActactaccgtaaatcctcgagtatagtccgacCTTGAGCATAATACAccggggatttttagggggctgtacctctgaaaaacctaaacctttattgttattgtatacggtaacgtcctttattattattgtatatataacataatgcaaacgtgtagcctttttgtgcattttgtttgcataaaataaagaaataacagtaataatgttcaataaatgttgcttactacaagttaaggatgattcttttatgacttcattgctttcaggcttagcttaaggtattttcgcacccttgggtataatacgcagaggatttttagggggctgtacctctgaaaaacctaaacctggtgtataatacgcaccccttctctaatttgagtcaaggaggtgcatataacgtccttggtttgtaaaaatgtgtacggtaacgtcctttattattattgtatatttaacataatgcaaacgtgtagcctttttgtgcattttgtttgcataaaataaagaaataacagtaataatgttcaataaatgttgcttactacaAGTTATGgacgattcttttatgacttcattgctttcaggcttagcttaaggtattttcgcgcccgacatcacaaaatgcgtctgaataaacattgccggacagcaaataaggactcggacattgcttagaaaataatttttatttttaaccttgtatatagtacgcactagggattttgacctttaaattttgggggggaaaaaatgcggattatactcgaggatttaaggtatttttcttataacaaatattcatacaaattCGGTTGAATGTTATAAGAAGAGCGTTAAACGACGTTTTTAGAGTGTGATGGGGGTACCAGAAACAGGTAgtgtgttatttaaaaaaaagaatttaggcgtaacttcggtataggtaccggaagtaccggatacatttcaagaaagtgtttatatatatatatatatatatgggaggttatttttttgtaaacccagtacttattctatcggtctcttttgccgaaccgctaagtgacggggacgtaaacacaccagcatcggttgtcatgcaatgctaaagggacaaacacagacacacatacatatatatatatatatatatacgacgggcttctttcagtttccatctaccaaatccactcacaaggctttggttggcccgaggctatagtagaaggcacttgcccaaggtaccacgcagtgggactggacccagaaccatgtggttcgtaagctagCTACTTTACCACatagacactcctgcgcctatatatatatacgacgggcttctttcagtttccgtctaccaaatccactcacaaggctttggtcggcccgaggctatagtagaagacacttgcccaaggtaccacgcagggggactgaacccggaatcatgtggatggttaggaagctacttaccacacagccactcctgcacctatacacacctGTACATCAAGTTGTTCTTGATATACAAAGGTGACATAAAATTGTGCAATGTCAGCCAAATAGCGTGTAACGCGTTAGACAAAATGAAGGTGTAGCAGCggtcttttgttgttgtcgttaagcaacaagacgggtaagggtgattaggtgatggtgtagggcttaggggcgggagaccccagaccttgggaaaagcaacaaactttggttgtcttgtagtcgagggctcttcattgacacccgacaccactgggaggtgacccCTGAAGTCACTggctccaggtccaaattcttgaacggccagCTGctgtctttaaatattttttttttggaagcgctccgtcggttacgacgacgagggttccggttgatccgaatcaacggaacagcctgctcgtgaaattaacgtgtaagtggctgagcactccacagacacgtgtacccttaacgtagttctcggggatattcagcgtgacacaaagagtgacaaggccggccctttgaaatacaggttcaacagaaacaggaagtaagagtgagagaaaattgtagtgaaagagtacagcagggatcaccaccatcccctgccggagcctcgtggagctttaggtgttttcgctcaataaacactcacaacgcccggtctgggaatcgaaaccccgatcctatgaccgcgagtccgctgccctaaccactgggccattgcgcctccacatctttAAATCTATAGATTGGAACACAAGTTTCTATGATTTAATTTGAAAGCAATCAGGTGTCATGTCCAAAGCTTGTCAGTAAAGAATTGTAAAATTTCTACTGTTGAATGTctgtggtcggcctgaggctatagtagaagacacttgcccaagctgccatgcagcgGGAACGAACCTGGACCCaagtgtttggtaagcaagctatttaccacgttCTTTAGTGGCATAGATATTGAAGCCCAAAGATGCATTAGGGATCTTAGCACAAGTTTCTATGATTTAATTTGAAAGCAATCAGGTGTCATGTCCAAAGCTTGTCAGTAAAGAATTGTAAAATTTCCGCTGTTGAATgtctgtggtcggcccgaggctatagtagaagacacttgcccaagctgccatgcagcgGTAACGAACCTGGacccaagtggttggtaagcaagctatttaccacgttCTTTAGTGGCATAGATATCGAAGCCCAAAGATACATTAGGGATCTTAGCACAAGTTTCTATGATTTAATTTGAAAGCAATCAGGTGTCATGTCCAAAGCTTGTCAGTAAAGAATTGTTAAATTTCCACTGTTGAATGTCTgctgtttaattaattattaattgtctCATAAaacttatattgttttgtttctctGTTCTTTCAGAATGTCTGATGGTATTGGCAGCAGAGGCATTGTATCTTAAGACGATGGTTTAAAGAATAAAGGAACCTGTTATACAAAGCAGATGTAACTATATTCATATAAACCTGTGATGGAATTGCCATGAAATATTTCCAGAGGACGAAGATATTTGttagaaatacaatataaaaatagagaaaggaaaagacaTCCTAAGAAAGAGAGGAAGTCTATGGGAAATGTCTGGGGTTTGTGCTGCATTGAATGTGAAGAAAGAAAGCCAAGGGAGTGGTTTACCTGATGAGATGTTGAAAAAGAAGAAGGGCAAAActtcatatcactgtgatatttgtaaaAAGACATTCCAGAAACAACGTAACCTGACtattcacaaacgcattcatacaggagaaaagccataccactgtgatatatgtggtagTTTATTCTTGTTAAAAAATCACCTAaatgtacacaaacgtattcacacaggagagaaaccttacagctgtgatatctgtgggagaTCTTTCACACAAAGTGGTGACTTAAAAGctcacaaacgcactcacacaggagagaaaccatatcattgtgatatctgtggtaaatccttttcaCAAGGCAACCAAGTTACTGTGCACAAACGCATCCATACAGGGGAGAgaccatttcattgtgatatctgtggcaaatccttCATTGGGAGTTATGTGCTAAAggctcacaaacgcattcatactggagaaaaaccttatcactgtgatatctgtggtaaatcattcactgggAGTGGTCACGTAGCcactcataaacacattcatacaggagagaggccatatcaatgtgatatctgtggtaaatcattctctcgtaatcATCACTTATCTTTTCACAAACagattcatacaggagagaaaccatttccctgtgatatctgtggtaaatcattctctcaaaaatctGGCTTAGTTgtccacaaacgtattcataccggagagaagccatttcactgtgaaatctgtggtaaatcattctcccaggCACGTCATGTAACTGATCACAAAAgcgttcatacaggtgagaagccatatcactgtgatgtctgtggcaaatcattctctcaaaaatatGGCTCAACTGTCCACAAACgtagtcatacaggagagagacctcACAGCTGTGACATCTgtgctaaatcattctctcagaccTGTgacttaaaaaaacacaaaattactCACACTGGAATCAGAcagtatcactgtgatatctgtggtaaatcattctctggaagtgGGGACTTgactagacacaacagaattcatacaggggagaagccatttcattgtgatatctgtggtaaatcattccctgaaAAAAATCtcttaactatacacaaacgcattcatacaggagagaaaccatatcactgtgatatctgtggtaaatcattcgctcGAAGTAGCGATtttactaaacacaaacgtattcatacacgagagaagccatttcactgtgatatctgtggtcaatcattctctcaaagcagtcacttaactaaacacagacgtattcacacaggagagaagccatatcactgtgacagctgtggtaaatctttctctcatccAAATACCCTCACTACACACAAATGTGGAGAAAAAGCATAAAGCGATTTCCAGTCGATCATAAATCCTTTAAAAGTTATTTCCATGTGATGTGTAACGTGCAACAGTTGATCGGAAGCTCCTCTTCCATCTGTGCTGTCTCTACATAACAATTGCCAATAAATAAATGTTGATCGGTTGAATTCTCTGGTCTAGGTTTACCATGTACGGAGAGAGTGTTAATGTACAAGGTGTGGGAATGATTGCACATACTAGGGTTGGTGCAGGGCAAGGAGTAGAGAATTCTGCACATATTGAGAGAGGATCATAGAAACAGAGGACACTAGATACGGGGGGAGTTATACCAACgggaaatttttttattttagggtaataatacttttcttttgaaaatttgtaTTCATTTCTTCATTCTGTGTAGCTAAAAGTTGTATTTGTGTTCATACTCTTTTTGTCATTACCCAGGTTTTGTTGGGCACAACATTTCGTTATAAATCActgtgctaaccaaccacatggttccggattcagtcccactgcgtggcaccttgggctagtgtcttctgctatagccccaggccgaccaatgccttgtgagtggatttggtagatggaaactgaaagaagcctgtcgtatatatatatgtgtgtgtgttagtccccctagcattgcttgacaatcgatgctggtgtgtttacgtccccgtcacttagcggttcggcaaaagagaccgatagaataagtactaggcttacaaagattaagtcccggggtcgagttgctcgactaaaggtggtgctccagcatggccgcagtcaaatgactgaaacaagagtaaaagagtaatatcacCAGGAGAAAGTTGAATGATGTTCGTTTATCAAATGCAGTGCTGCAGAATAACGagatctctttactcttttactcgtttcagccatgctggagcaccacctttagtagagcaactcgaccccgggacttattctttttgtaagcccagtacttttctatcggtctctttttgccgaaccgctaagtgacggggacgtaaacacaccagcatcggttgtcaagcaatgctaggggaacaaacacagacccacaaacacacacacatacatatatatataatatatatatatatatatatatatatatatatatatatatacacacgacaggcttctttcagtttccgtctaccaaatccactcacaaggcattggtcggcccagggctatagcagaagacacttgcccaaggtgccatgcagtgggactgaacccagaaccatgtggttggttagcaagctacttaccacacaaccactcctacacctatgatatatatatatacatacatacgatgggcttcttccagtttccgtctaccaaatccactcacaaggcattggtcggcccagggctatagcagaagacacttgcccaagatgccacgcagtgggactgaacccagaaccatgtggttggttagcaagctacttaccacacaaccactcctacacctatgatatatatatatacatacatacgatgggcttcttccagtttccgtctaccaaatccactcacaaggcattggtcggcctgaggctatagcagaagacacttgcccaagatgccacgcagtgggactgaacccggaaccatgtggttggtaagcaagctacttaccacacagccactcctacacctatgatatatatatatatacatacgatgggttcttccagtttccgtctacaaatccactcacaaggcattggtcggcccaggctatagcagaagacacttgcccagatgccacgcagtgggactgaacccggaaccatgtggttggttagcaagctacttaccacacaaccactcctacacctatgatatatatatatacatacatacgatgggcttcttcttccatttccgtataccaatccactcacaaggcattgtcggtcggcccagggctatagcagaagacacttgcccaagatgccacgcagtgggactgaacccgaaccatgtggttggtaagcaagctacttaccacacaaccactcctacacctatgataatatatatacatacatacgatggcttcttccagtttccatctaccaaatccactcacaaggcattggtcggcccagggctatagcagaagacacttgcccaagatgccacgcagtgggactgaacccagaaccatgtggttggttagcaggctacttaccacacagccactcctgcgcctatatatatacgacgggcttctttcagtttccgtctactaaatccactaacaaggcattggtcagcccggggctatagcagaagacacttgcccaagatgccacgcagtgggactgaacccagaaccatgtggttggtaagcaagctacttaccacacaaccactcctacacctatgatatatatatatacatacatacgatgggcttcttccagtttccatctaccaaatccactcacaaggcattggtcggcccgaggctatagcagaagacacttgcccagattccacgcagtgggactgaacccagtaccatgtggttggttagcaagctacttaccacacagccactcctgcgcctatattatatacgacgggcttcttcagtttccgtctactaaatccactaacaaggcattggtcagcccggggctatagcaagaagacacttgcccaagatgccacgcagtgggactgaacccagaaccatgtggtggtagcaagctacttaccacacaaccactcctacacctatgatatatatatatacatacatacgatgggcttcttccagtttccatctaccaaatccactcacaaggcattggtcggcccgaggctatagcagaagacacttgcccaagatgccacgcag
Above is a genomic segment from Octopus sinensis unplaced genomic scaffold, ASM634580v1 Contig17280, whole genome shotgun sequence containing:
- the LOC118761774 gene encoding zinc finger protein 239-like, with translation MSGVCAALNVKKESQGSGLPDEMLKKKKGKTSYHCDICKKTFQKQRNLTIHKRIHTGEKPYHCDICGSLFLLKNHLNVHKRIHTGEKPYSCDICGRSFTQSGDLKAHKRTHTGEKPYHCDICGKSFSQGNQVTVHKRIHTGERPFHCDICGKSFIGSYVLKAHKRIHTGEKPYHCDICGKSFTGSGHVATHKHIHTGERPYQCDICGKSFSRNHHLSFHKQIHTGEKPFPCDICGKSFSQKSGLVVHKRIHTGEKPFHCEICGKSFSQARHVTDHKSVHTGEKPYHCDVCGKSFSQKYGSTVHKRSHTGERPHSCDICAKSFSQTCDLKKHKITHTGIRQYHCDICGKSFSQSSHLTKHRRIHTGEKPYHCDSCGKSFSHPNTLTTHKCGEKA